The sequence GGATGCGGGAAAAGTACACTGGGTCGTCTTCTAGCAGGTCTGGAGCATCCTGATTCAGGGCAGATCTTTTTTCATGGAAAGAATATTTTTACTGCAGATAAGATTACAAAAAAGAGAATACGACAAAAAATCCAGATTCTTTTTCAAGATCCCCAGGGAACATTTCATCCGGTGAAAAAACTTGGCACCTCTTTGCATCGTGTTGTTGATTTGTATGATCTTCATCTGTCCGAGTCAGATATGACTACCATACTCTCAACCGTCGGGCTTCATCCTGAAATCCTTAACCGGTATCCACAAGAGATTTCAGGAGGTCAGGCACAGCGGCTCGCTCTTGCACGGATTTTGCTCCTTAAACCGGAGTTTATAATTCTTGATGAACCTACATCAGGTTTGGATATATCAGTACAGGCACAGATTCTCCATCTGTTGAAGGATCTAAAGAAAAAAGAAAA comes from Methanospirillum hungatei and encodes:
- a CDS encoding ABC transporter ATP-binding protein, translating into MSSVLLEARNIQKTYRKGLLGKTHKILDSCSFTLQEGETLGLCGPSGCGKSTLGRLLAGLEHPDSGQIFFHGKNIFTADKITKKRIRQKIQILFQDPQGTFHPVKKLGTSLHRVVDLYDLHLSESDMTTILSTVGLHPEILNRYPQEISGGQAQRLALARILLLKPEFIILDEPTSGLDISVQAQILHLLKDLKKKEKISYLFISHDRNVLSFMSDRIVYMTDGKLHPDENLMQKI